A stretch of the Lolium perenne isolate Kyuss_39 chromosome 3, Kyuss_2.0, whole genome shotgun sequence genome encodes the following:
- the LOC139838123 gene encoding uncharacterized protein: MANIPEYIDWSSQSILFSRADHPMTIPKPGHAALVVEAQIGGFYMSKVFMDGGSGLNLTFLNIVKNMGITMRMLEETDTCFHGILPTLPANSLGKVYLNVVFGKPDNFRKEEIEFEVVNWESQYHVILGRPVYVKFMDVPHYAYLKL; this comes from the coding sequence atggcCAATATTCCAGAATACATCGACTGGTCATCTCAGAGCATTTTGTTCAGCAGAGCGGACCACCCGATGACAATCCCAAAGCCAGGTCATGCTGCTTTAGTAGTTGAAGCACAAATTGGAGGATTTTATATGAGCAAGGTCtttatggatggtggaagtggattAAATCTGACATTCCTGAACATAGTCAAAAATATGGGAATTACAATGAGGATGTTGGAAGAAACAGATACATGTTTCCATGGAATCCTCCCCACCTTACCAGcgaactctcttggcaaagtttatctGAATGTTGTTTTCGGGAAACCTGATAATTTCAGGAAGGAAGAGATCGAATTCGAGGTAGTaaattgggaatcacagtaccatgttatactcgggagaccagtttATGTCAAGTTCATGGATGTGCCACATTATGCGTATCTCAAGCTCTAG